The stretch of DNA AGCGTGATGCTCGGCTACTGGGAGAACGAGGAGGCCACGGCCAAGTCCATCGACGAGGCCGGCTGGATGCACACCGGCGACCTCGCCACCATGGACGACGAGGGCTACGTGGCGATCGTCGGGCGCATCAAGGACATGATCATCCGCGGCGGCGAGAACATCTACCCGCGCGAGATCGAGGACTTCCTCTACACCCATCCGGCCATCTCCGATGTCCAGGTGATCGGCGTGCCCGACGAGAAGTACGGCGAGGAGGTGATGGCCTGGGTCAAGCTCAGCGAGGGCGAGAGCCTCGACGAGGAGGCGCTCAAGGCCTTCTGCAAGGGCCAGATCGCCCACTACAAGGTGCCGCGCTACGTGAAGTTCGTCGACGAGTTCCCGATGACCGTCACCGGCAAGATCCAGAAGTTCAAGATGCGCGAGGAAGCCACCCACGAGCTGGGACTGGCCTGAGCCATCCGCCGAGCGACACGAAAAAAACCCCGCGGGCCTCATGGCCCGCGGGGTTTTTTTGCGGGTTCGCGACCCGAGGCGTGGCGCTCTGGGCCCGGAGGGTCACAACCCCCTGGGCGCGTAGATGCCCGGGGCGTTGCGCCAGTAGCCCTTGTAGTCCATGCCGAAGCCGAACACGTAGCGGTCGGCGACCTCCAGGCTGCAGTAGTCCGCCTTGAGGCCCGGCACCGCCTTGCGCTCGTGCTGCTTGTCGACCAGCACCGCAGTGGCGATGCTCGCCGCCCCGGCCTCCCGGCAGTAGTCGAGGATGGCGGCGAGGGTGGCGCCCTCGTCGAGGATGTCGTCGACGATCACCACGTGGCGTCCGGCCATGGGGACTTCCGGGGAGACCCGCCAGAACAGCTCGCCGCCCCGGATGCCGCCCCGGTAGCGGGTGGCGTGGAGGTAGTCGACCTCCAGGGGGAAGCCGAGGCGGGTCAGCAGGTGGCCGGTGGTGATCAGCCCGCCATTCATCACGCAGTAGAAGACCGGCAGCTTGTCGCCCAGGTCACGGCTGATCTCGTCGGCCATGCGGTCCAGGGCGCGCTCGACCTCGGGCTGCGAGATCAGGCAGTCGGCGTTGTCCATGAGCTCGCGCATGTCGGCCAGCGACTGATGGGAGTGGGCATCGAGTTTGGGCATCGGGTAGCAGCTCGTCATCGGCAAGTGGAATCGAGGGGGTGTGCGGCCACTAGCTGGCCGCCAGG from Halomonas aestuarii encodes:
- a CDS encoding hypoxanthine-guanine phosphoribosyltransferase, producing MPKLDAHSHQSLADMRELMDNADCLISQPEVERALDRMADEISRDLGDKLPVFYCVMNGGLITTGHLLTRLGFPLEVDYLHATRYRGGIRGGELFWRVSPEVPMAGRHVVIVDDILDEGATLAAILDYCREAGAASIATAVLVDKQHERKAVPGLKADYCSLEVADRYVFGFGMDYKGYWRNAPGIYAPRGL